GCCGGGGGGCGAAAAAtcgaaaaaagaaaagagaagccAACCCTGGACCGGGCGAGAATTCGGCGGGTGGAAGGAGGGTCAGTTCCTTCCAGTTCGAGCCGGATATCTTAATTACCGCACGGACTGTTCTTTAAATGAACAGGGTCCTGTTCTCTGTATGAGTAGTTCTCTCAGGTACTCTGTAACATTGAAACAAATGCTGGCAATAATATGTATCTCAGAAAATGAAGCCGGCGGGTCAGCTGATATGGCCTGCCTGGATTAGGACTAGCTTGGCCAGAAACACGCTACCCCGCATTGGGTAAGTGTGTACAATCCTGCTCATGTATACAAAGACCCGGGTATTAGGGGTATTATGGATCCCGGGTCTGATTACGGGGGATATTCTGTACTCTGCACTATCAACTTGGAATTACCCGGCGCCTTGCATCCATACATCTATCTATGTATGTACAATCTGAAGATGCCTTGCCTCAGGCATTCTGCCCTATCTCTCTCCATGGGTCTGAGCTCTCCACCGGCATTGTATTGACCCCTGGTACAGAGTCACTGTACTAACAGACGAACGTTCATGATTACGTCGGGACAATCGCAATCCTGTTTTCTGTCCCTTCACTGCATCAGAATTACGAGTACCGAGGACTCCGTAATtgaaagaaaataaaaaaatcTATACATAGCAAAAGTCTTTTCGTGATCGACACGCGTTTCCGAGTCTACGTAAGCTGTCACATGATCTGCACGGGTTTGCCACTAATCAGTTCTTCACTACGTAGTACTGTACTCGGTAGGACtacaagtacggagtacgacTACAAAAATGGGCTTGAGAATGTTGGGCACGAACGTACACACGCCTTTCATGATTTCGCGTGCCCGCTGGTAGCTTCCGCACCCTCCAACCGCTCAACCGCCCTTAACGCCTCTCTcatcctctccatcaacacctccccatcctccAACCCAACGCTAATCCGCACAATATACCGATCGACCCCATACTCCGCCGCAAAGTCCAATTCTTGGAAATGCGCTAGCTGCGCATACGGGATCGCCAGTGTAAAGTTCGTCCCCACGCTGGGTCCCTTGCACACGTCTAGCGCGTCGTAGAAACATACCGCGCTCGTCGTGTGGTTGAATATCATGCTTAGCAGGAACCCGTACCCGCCGTCGCGGCGGCGGTAGTGTTCGTAGAGCGGTGCGGAGGTTACCATCGTTGGGTAGTGGACGTGGTGGATGGAGGGgtgggaggagaggaggttgGCAATGGAGAGGGCGATGGTGTTGCTGTGGTGGACGCGGGAGACGAAGTCGGAGCTGTTTTGGGACATTGTTATCGCGTCGAGGGGGAAGTATTCGTCTTCGAAGGTGGCTTTGAGCGCGGAGTGGATTGTACCGTGGTGTTGGGATTGGGGGTTCACGACCACGCTGATCTGTTAGCTGTCTTCCGGGGTATCGGAGTAGTGCTGGAGCCTCTTACCTTCCGCCCATTACATTGGACGCGCCGCTGAAGATCTTGGTCAAACTCGTCACGAGAACATCCACGTATGGCAGCAAGTCGATATTGACAAACGTCCCCAGGGTCTCATCGCAAGCCACCACAAAGCCATACTCATCCGCCAACGCTCTGACTCGTAACAGGTCGGACGACTCCAACAGCGGATTACACGGAACCTCGCAAAACAACGCGCGAATGCGTTGACCCGATTTCAACAAGGCCTCCAGCTCATCCAATTCCCGCGCCGTCCCGCGTCCATATAACGTAAATCGTTCGAACCCGGCCATCTCCACGGCCTTGGGTGTCTCGGCGTAGGGCCATCTTTATATCACCAACAttagcatcatcatcatcctctagCAAGTGCCTGACTAACCCGTAAACAACCGCACCATTGTATTCAGGACCCGGTAGGGTCTTTAGCAATGCCCTGGCTACATAATTAATAGCCACCATACCCTTCGAATACAGAAAAACATCATCCGGTGAGACAATCTTCGAACCAGGCTTCTCTGACATCACTAGCTCCGCAATCTGTTTTTTGATTTCTTGTTTTTCGTGACGAGCGGAATCCGTCCACGGTGCCGGCGCTAGTTCCGTTGTATTCGAATATGGTGCAGCGGTTTGAAAAGCACTgttggacgatgatgaatgcATGAAGTTGATCCGGTCTTTGCAGAACTCCCCATGTCTGCTGGACATCCCGTCTCCCAGTATACACCAGGTCTTTCGGGCTTGCGGATGGAGATCTCTATCGTATATCACCGCGACAAAGCGTCCCCAGCGGGCGTGCTCGGTCGATACACCGTCTGGTAGGTAAAAGGTCACCGGCACCACTGTCTGCTTCGCA
This sequence is a window from Aspergillus chevalieri M1 DNA, chromosome 5, nearly complete sequence. Protein-coding genes within it:
- a CDS encoding uncharacterized protein (COG:E;~EggNog:ENOG410PUFX;~InterPro:IPR000277,IPR015424,IPR015421,IPR015422;~PFAM:PF01053;~go_function: GO:0003824 - catalytic activity [Evidence IEA];~go_function: GO:0030170 - pyridoxal phosphate binding [Evidence IEA];~go_process: GO:0019346 - transsulfuration [Evidence IEA]), whose translation is MSSRHGEFCKDRINFMHSSSSNSAFQTAAPYSNTTELAPAPWTDSARHEKQEIKKQIAELVMSEKPGSKIVSPDDVFLYSKGMVAINYVARALLKTLPGPEYNGAVVYGWPYAETPKAVEMAGFERFTLYGRGTARELDELEALLKSGQRIRALFCEVPCNPLLESSDLLRVRALADEYGFVVACDETLGTFVNIDLLPYVDVLVTSLTKIFSGASNVMGGSVVVNPQSQHHGTIHSALKATFEDEYFPLDAITMSQNSSDFVSRVHHSNTIALSIANLLSSHPSIHHVHYPTMVTSAPLYEHYRRRDGGYGFLLSMIFNHTTSAVCFYDALDVCKGPSVGTNFTLAIPYAQLAHFQELDFAAEYGVDRYIVRISVGLEDGEVLMERMREALRAVERLEGAEATSGHAKS